In one Massilia endophytica genomic region, the following are encoded:
- a CDS encoding uroporphyrinogen-III synthase, which produces MSTVVITRPLAQAQPLAARIAALGRDVAVLPLLDISPLPDTTALRATLARAADYALLAFVSPNAVDAAFPHIPQWPHGLGAAVVGEGSRAALLAHGVPAQDIVSPADPAASDSEHLLKALDLEALQGRRVLIVRGESGRELLADSLRAAGVLVDTVAAYRRAVPPLDDAFAARLSELTAEPNDWIVTSSEALRGLLRRLEELDGQAAVAKMQRQHLLVPHARIAETAKLAGFHRVTLTGSGDDRLVAALQLRS; this is translated from the coding sequence ATGTCCACGGTCGTCATCACCCGCCCGCTGGCCCAGGCGCAGCCGCTTGCGGCGCGCATTGCCGCGCTGGGCCGCGACGTGGCCGTGCTGCCCCTGCTGGACATCTCGCCGCTGCCCGATACCACGGCCCTGCGCGCCACGCTGGCCCGCGCAGCGGACTACGCGCTGCTGGCCTTCGTATCGCCGAATGCCGTGGACGCGGCCTTTCCCCATATTCCCCAATGGCCCCATGGGCTGGGCGCCGCCGTGGTGGGCGAGGGCAGCCGCGCCGCACTGCTGGCGCATGGCGTGCCTGCGCAGGACATCGTCAGCCCGGCCGACCCGGCAGCGAGCGATTCCGAACACCTGCTGAAGGCCCTGGACCTGGAGGCCTTGCAGGGCCGCCGCGTGCTGATCGTGCGCGGCGAATCGGGCCGCGAACTGCTGGCGGACAGCCTGCGCGCGGCAGGCGTGCTGGTCGACACCGTGGCGGCCTACCGCCGCGCCGTCCCGCCGCTGGACGACGCCTTTGCGGCGAGGCTGAGCGAGCTGACCGCGGAGCCGAACGACTGGATCGTCACCAGCTCGGAAGCCTTGCGCGGCCTTCTGCGGAGGCTCGAAGAACTCGACGGACAGGCTGCTGTTGCTAAAATGCAACGACAACATTTGCTTGTCCCCCATGCCCGGATTGCCGAAACGGCAAAATTAGCGGGTTTTCACCGTGTGACGCTGACCGGATCAGGCGACGACCGGCTAGTGGCCGCGTTACAATTACGATCATGA
- a CDS encoding uroporphyrinogen-III C-methyltransferase, which produces MSDLPTIPDPAAPKGNAAEATPIPAAPVTVPAEPGLADALQRPLTIAVIVLGILLAAETWTSHKQVRGLREEMARRLQKGDASNAETGQIVRQVQESTKELQIKVGVLEGRQQEAQSQQLALEQLYNDLSKNRDEWALAEIEQVLSTASQQLQLAGNVSGALIALQNADRSLSRSDKPQFITIRRAIAKDMEKLKALPSVDSVGLAVRLDNVIAQVDTLPMLADEKPTLPAAPEKPAAKPSKKGRAAKEAPPEPVESPWLAKLQGTWNAWSSEMWTDVRQLIRVRSVDTPDALMLSPGEAYFLRENLKLRLLNARMALLSRNEAAFRADLLAAQEALVRYFDTRAKQTQTVQALLRQVQGSNLAIEMPTLADSLNAVRNYKAKP; this is translated from the coding sequence ATGAGCGATTTACCTACTATTCCCGACCCGGCAGCTCCGAAAGGCAATGCCGCGGAAGCCACCCCGATCCCCGCCGCGCCAGTGACCGTTCCCGCCGAACCCGGCCTCGCGGACGCGCTGCAACGCCCGCTGACGATTGCCGTCATCGTGCTGGGCATTCTGCTCGCCGCCGAAACCTGGACCTCGCACAAGCAGGTGCGCGGCCTGCGCGAGGAAATGGCGCGCCGCCTGCAGAAGGGCGACGCCTCGAACGCGGAAACGGGCCAGATCGTGCGCCAGGTGCAGGAATCGACCAAGGAGCTCCAGATCAAGGTGGGGGTGCTGGAAGGCCGCCAGCAGGAAGCGCAGAGCCAGCAGCTCGCGCTGGAACAGCTGTACAACGACCTCTCGAAGAACCGCGACGAATGGGCGCTGGCCGAGATCGAGCAGGTGCTCTCCACCGCCAGCCAGCAGCTCCAGCTGGCCGGTAACGTCTCCGGCGCCCTGATCGCGCTGCAGAATGCGGACCGCAGCCTGTCCCGTTCCGACAAGCCCCAGTTCATCACCATCCGCCGCGCCATCGCGAAGGACATGGAAAAGCTCAAGGCCCTGCCAAGCGTGGATTCCGTGGGCCTGGCCGTGCGGCTGGACAATGTGATCGCCCAGGTCGACACGCTGCCCATGCTGGCGGACGAGAAGCCGACCCTGCCCGCAGCGCCCGAGAAACCGGCGGCCAAGCCGTCGAAGAAAGGCCGCGCCGCCAAGGAAGCGCCGCCCGAGCCGGTGGAAAGTCCGTGGCTGGCGAAGCTCCAGGGCACCTGGAACGCCTGGAGCAGTGAAATGTGGACCGATGTGCGCCAGCTGATCCGCGTGCGCAGCGTGGACACGCCGGACGCCCTGATGCTCTCGCCGGGCGAAGCCTACTTCCTGCGCGAGAACCTCAAACTGCGGCTGCTGAACGCGCGCATGGCCCTCCTGTCGCGCAACGAGGCGGCCTTCCGCGCCGACCTGCTGGCCGCCCAGGAAGCCCTGGTGCGCTACTTCGACACGCGCGCCAAGCAGACCCAGACCGTGCAGGCGCTGCTGCGCCAGGTCCAGGGCAGCAACCTGGCGATCGAGATGCCGACGCTGGCGGACAGCCTGAACGCCGTGCGCAACTACAAAGCGAAGCCCTGA
- a CDS encoding heme biosynthesis protein HemY: MRVFLWLLALMAAAIGIAVTARFNPGNVVLFYPPYRVDLSLNFFVLLEVLLFGLLYVLVRTVRATLRMPERVAAYRQRKRERDGNKGLRDALKALFEGRFGHAEKAALRAAELPENAGVAALIGARAAHRMRQNHRRDQWLNRIADDNAMKTARLMTVTELLVDDHQPEAALAAVRELNASGTRHIHALQWSLKAEQQAKNWPEVLRLVRSLDKHKALHPALSARLRELAYDDLLSDKMHDAESVQRVWASIPQADRVKPYVACRAATALNARGLHDEARVVAEESLAANWDERVVRAYRDAAAPAGSAALLAQIEHCEAWVRERPADAELALTLGSLCLKQKLWGKAQRYLEQALSDATEPRMVREAHLKLAQLHEALQQPEEAASHYRQCALATIL; this comes from the coding sequence ATGCGCGTATTCCTCTGGTTACTGGCCTTGATGGCCGCCGCCATCGGCATCGCGGTGACGGCCCGCTTCAATCCCGGCAACGTGGTGCTGTTCTATCCTCCATACCGCGTCGACCTTTCGCTGAATTTCTTCGTGCTGCTCGAAGTGCTGCTGTTCGGCCTTCTGTACGTGCTGGTGCGCACCGTGCGCGCCACGCTGCGCATGCCGGAACGCGTGGCCGCCTACCGCCAGCGCAAGCGCGAACGTGACGGCAACAAGGGCCTGCGCGATGCGCTCAAGGCCCTGTTCGAAGGCCGCTTCGGCCACGCGGAGAAAGCGGCCCTGCGCGCCGCCGAACTGCCGGAGAACGCCGGCGTGGCAGCCTTGATCGGCGCCCGCGCCGCCCACCGCATGCGCCAGAACCACCGCCGCGACCAGTGGCTGAACCGCATCGCGGACGACAACGCCATGAAGACGGCGCGCCTGATGACGGTGACCGAGCTGCTGGTGGACGACCACCAGCCGGAAGCCGCGCTGGCTGCCGTGCGTGAACTCAATGCCAGCGGCACCCGCCATATCCATGCCCTGCAATGGTCACTGAAGGCCGAGCAGCAGGCCAAGAACTGGCCGGAAGTGCTGCGCCTTGTGCGCTCGCTGGACAAGCACAAGGCCCTGCACCCGGCCCTTTCGGCCCGCCTGCGCGAACTGGCCTACGACGATCTGCTCTCGGACAAGATGCACGACGCCGAATCCGTGCAGCGCGTGTGGGCCTCCATTCCCCAGGCCGACCGCGTGAAGCCTTACGTGGCCTGCCGCGCCGCCACGGCCCTGAATGCGCGCGGCCTGCACGACGAGGCCCGCGTGGTGGCCGAGGAATCGCTGGCCGCCAACTGGGACGAGCGCGTGGTGCGCGCCTACCGCGATGCGGCCGCTCCGGCCGGATCGGCCGCGCTCCTGGCCCAGATCGAGCATTGCGAAGCCTGGGTGCGCGAGCGCCCGGCCGATGCGGAACTGGCGCTCACGCTCGGTTCCCTCTGCCTGAAACAGAAGCTCTGGGGCAAGGCCCAGCGCTACCTGGAGCAAGCCCTGTCCGACGCCACCGAACCCCGCATGGTGCGCGAAGCCCATCTGAAACTGGCCCAGCTGCATGAGGCGCTGCAGCAACCGGAAGAGGCCGCCAGCCACTACCGCCAGTGCGCGCTGGCCACGATTCTCTAG
- the ppa gene encoding inorganic diphosphatase, producing the protein MSLNKVPAGRDLPNDFNVIIEIPMNADPIKYEVDKESGAIFVDRFMGTAMHYPCNYGYVPNTLSADGDPVDVLVITPFPLIPGVVVRCRAIGVLKMTDEAGQDAKVLAVPVDKVLPIYKHWQKPEDLQDLRLQQIQHFFEHYKDLEPGKWVKIDGWGGPDDAKEEILNGVATYKKENP; encoded by the coding sequence ATGAGTCTGAACAAAGTACCGGCTGGCCGCGACCTGCCGAACGATTTCAATGTGATTATCGAGATCCCGATGAATGCGGATCCGATCAAGTATGAAGTGGACAAGGAATCCGGCGCCATCTTCGTGGACCGCTTCATGGGCACCGCCATGCACTATCCGTGCAACTACGGCTACGTGCCGAACACCCTGTCCGCCGACGGCGACCCGGTGGACGTGCTGGTGATTACCCCCTTCCCGCTGATCCCCGGCGTGGTGGTGCGCTGCCGCGCCATCGGCGTGCTGAAGATGACCGACGAAGCCGGCCAGGACGCGAAAGTGCTGGCCGTGCCGGTCGACAAGGTGCTGCCGATCTACAAGCACTGGCAGAAGCCGGAAGACCTGCAGGACCTGCGCCTGCAGCAGATCCAGCACTTCTTCGAGCACTACAAGGACCTGGAGCCGGGCAAGTGGGTGAAGATCGATGGCTGGGGCGGCCCGGACGACGCGAAGGAAGAGATCCTGAACGGCGTCGCTACCTACAAAAAAGAAAACCCCTAA
- a CDS encoding sigma-70 family RNA polymerase sigma factor, with protein sequence MLNDTQSDTRQLRGWLAATARKDAEAFRCLYNATSAKLFGFALRILRKRELAEEALQESFIAVWEHAHSYQEQLAAPMTWMTAIVRNKALDLLRRLQDTIDIDAEQFDEATMNALDSPETSPIDALLLGSDAKALARCMSLLDASHRQVLGLAFFHEFSHSEVAQQLALPVGTVKSWIRRSLERLRACLSERGRP encoded by the coding sequence GTGCTGAACGATACCCAAAGCGACACGCGGCAGCTGCGCGGCTGGCTCGCCGCCACCGCGCGCAAGGATGCCGAAGCCTTCCGCTGTCTCTACAACGCCACGTCGGCGAAACTGTTTGGCTTTGCCTTGCGTATACTCCGGAAGAGGGAGCTGGCCGAAGAGGCGCTGCAGGAGAGCTTTATCGCCGTGTGGGAGCACGCGCACAGCTACCAGGAGCAGCTGGCCGCCCCCATGACCTGGATGACGGCCATCGTGCGCAACAAGGCGCTGGACCTGCTGCGCCGCCTCCAGGACACCATCGACATCGATGCCGAGCAATTCGACGAGGCCACCATGAACGCGCTGGACAGCCCTGAAACGAGTCCCATCGACGCGCTGCTGCTGGGCAGCGATGCGAAGGCGCTGGCGCGCTGCATGTCCCTGCTCGACGCCAGCCACCGCCAGGTGCTGGGACTGGCCTTCTTCCACGAGTTCTCCCACAGCGAAGTGGCGCAGCAGCTGGCGCTGCCCGTCGGCACGGTGAAGAGCTGGATCCGGCGCAGCCTGGAACGCCTGCGCGCCTGCCTGTCGGAGAGGGGCCGCCCATGA
- a CDS encoding anti-sigma factor: protein MNYRDKPELRDKLAAEYVLGTLKGGARRRFEGWLHNDAALRRTTDEWRDRLMPMGEFAGSAEPPARVWKDIERRLNLRTGAGPSKWSASLNFWRSLGMASSGLAAVLAAVLVLRSPAAPPVDHVATLTDAQSQAAMLLTADSRRNTLDVRVLSALPVADDKTLQLWAINRAGKPRSLGILHDRRGTRLALAQATGSDVALLAISLEPKGGSPDPAGPTGPVLYKGSWMAVL from the coding sequence ATGAACTACCGCGACAAGCCCGAACTGCGCGACAAGCTGGCCGCCGAATACGTGCTCGGCACGCTGAAGGGCGGCGCGCGCCGCCGCTTCGAAGGCTGGCTGCACAACGACGCGGCCTTGCGCCGCACCACGGACGAATGGCGCGACCGCCTCATGCCCATGGGCGAATTCGCCGGCAGCGCCGAGCCGCCCGCGCGGGTGTGGAAGGATATCGAACGGCGCCTGAACCTGCGTACGGGCGCCGGGCCTTCGAAGTGGAGCGCCTCGCTGAACTTCTGGCGTTCGCTCGGCATGGCGTCCTCCGGCCTCGCCGCGGTGCTGGCGGCGGTGCTGGTGCTGCGCAGCCCCGCAGCGCCTCCCGTCGACCACGTGGCCACGCTCACGGATGCCCAGTCGCAGGCGGCCATGCTGCTGACGGCGGACAGCCGCCGCAATACCCTCGACGTGCGCGTCCTGAGCGCGCTGCCCGTGGCGGACGACAAAACCCTGCAGCTCTGGGCCATCAACCGCGCGGGCAAGCCTCGTTCGCTCGGCATCCTGCACGACAGGCGCGGCACGCGGCTGGCATTGGCCCAGGCCACCGGCAGCGACGTGGCGCTGCTTGCCATCAGCCTGGAGCCGAAGGGAGGTTCGCCCGACCCGGCCGGGCCTACCGGGCCTGTGCTGTACAAGGGCAGCTGGATGGCCGTGCTCTGA
- a CDS encoding HupE/UreJ family protein, protein MKRLLLLLLFACGAASAHKPSDSYLALRTAGDHIEGQWDIALRDLDYAIGLDGDGDGKLTWDEVRSRHAAIERYALERLQLASGAASCTIEGGEQLIDRHTDGAYSVLRFRAACPAAATLRIAYRLFAETDPQHKGLVRIEHGSRTSTAILGVDKPEQEVALAGPGLLASFADYTRHGVWHIWIGFDHILFLVSLLLPAVLRPGFRSAALDVLKIVSAFTVAHSITLTLAAMQLASLPSRWVESAIAASVLVAALNNLFPLVDRRRWVAAFAFGLIHGFGFASVLADLGLPNGARAVALAGFNVGVELGQLAIVALFLPLAYSVRASWVYRRVVLTGGSLAIMLVSAAWLGERAFGWQVLPQNTAQAGGLQSRLSLRTFDLDADPLYRDAAGDTGAERAATVHTAEWNGQYSPSPGLVLDLDLAATRARYRGANPAGSHIPGSPGKVLTAGIAVNPGGQWFGCLQWRYFGPHPLTEDNSARGGSAALASASVGYAFGKRTTLVLDVLNLFNRRAGDIDYFDTSLLRASPTPAIRDIHIKPGEPRSLRLTLSGEF, encoded by the coding sequence ATGAAACGCTTGCTGCTTCTTCTGCTGTTCGCCTGTGGCGCCGCTTCCGCCCACAAACCCAGCGACAGCTACCTCGCCCTTCGCACCGCAGGGGACCATATCGAGGGCCAATGGGATATCGCACTGCGCGACCTGGACTATGCCATCGGCCTCGATGGCGATGGCGACGGAAAGCTCACGTGGGACGAAGTGCGCAGCCGCCACGCCGCCATCGAACGGTATGCGCTCGAACGCCTGCAACTGGCTTCGGGAGCCGCGTCCTGCACGATCGAAGGCGGCGAACAGCTGATCGACCGGCATACCGACGGGGCCTACTCCGTGCTGCGCTTCCGCGCCGCCTGCCCGGCAGCCGCCACGCTGCGCATCGCCTACCGCCTGTTTGCGGAGACGGACCCGCAGCACAAGGGACTGGTGCGCATCGAGCACGGCAGCCGGACCAGCACCGCCATCCTCGGCGTGGACAAACCTGAGCAGGAAGTGGCGCTGGCCGGACCGGGCCTGCTGGCGAGCTTCGCCGACTACACAAGGCACGGCGTCTGGCATATCTGGATCGGCTTCGACCACATTCTGTTTCTCGTCTCCCTGCTGCTGCCGGCGGTGCTGCGGCCCGGCTTCCGCAGCGCGGCGCTGGACGTGCTCAAGATCGTCAGCGCTTTCACGGTGGCGCATTCCATCACCCTCACGCTGGCGGCCATGCAGCTGGCATCCCTGCCTTCGCGCTGGGTGGAATCGGCCATCGCCGCATCCGTGCTGGTGGCGGCGCTGAACAATTTGTTCCCGCTGGTGGACAGGCGGCGCTGGGTGGCGGCCTTCGCCTTCGGCCTGATTCACGGCTTCGGCTTCGCCAGCGTCCTTGCGGACCTCGGGCTGCCGAACGGCGCGCGTGCCGTGGCGCTGGCAGGGTTCAATGTGGGCGTGGAACTGGGCCAGCTGGCCATTGTGGCCCTGTTCCTGCCGCTGGCCTATTCGGTGCGGGCAAGCTGGGTGTACCGGCGCGTGGTGCTCACAGGCGGTTCGCTCGCCATCATGCTGGTTTCGGCGGCATGGCTGGGCGAACGCGCTTTCGGCTGGCAGGTCCTGCCGCAGAACACGGCGCAGGCAGGCGGCCTGCAAAGCCGCCTGTCGCTGCGGACCTTCGATCTGGATGCCGACCCTCTATACCGTGACGCTGCGGGCGATACCGGCGCAGAGCGGGCGGCCACCGTGCACACCGCCGAGTGGAATGGGCAGTATTCGCCAAGTCCCGGACTGGTGCTGGACCTGGATCTTGCCGCCACGCGCGCCCGCTACCGGGGCGCGAATCCTGCTGGCAGCCACATTCCGGGCTCGCCCGGCAAGGTGCTTACCGCAGGCATTGCAGTGAATCCCGGCGGCCAGTGGTTCGGATGCCTGCAGTGGCGCTACTTCGGGCCGCACCCGCTCACGGAGGACAACAGCGCGCGCGGCGGCTCCGCGGCGCTGGCCTCGGCCAGCGTGGGCTACGCCTTCGGCAAGAGGACCACGCTGGTGCTCGATGTACTCAACCTGTTCAACCGCCGTGCGGGCGATATCGACTACTTCGACACCTCGCTCCTGCGCGCCTCTCCAACGCCCGCCATCAGGGACATCCACATCAAGCCCGGCGAGCCGCGCAGCCTGCGCCTCACGCTCTCCGGCGAGTTCTGA
- a CDS encoding tetratricopeptide repeat protein gives MMMKYRIPLAALVMLSSACIHAAPYIPRSGNEVLETLPARANARQLELVALRRQLDGRPSDAELASSLAQRYIALGRAETDPRYFGYAQAALSPWWRSAAPPTEVRLLRATLLQSTHRFGAALQDLDAIVASEPRNAQAWLTRATVQTVTGDYAGATASCARLSTIAETLAAVTCLANTASISGRLATSERLLATTLERNGDSSAELKPWSLTLLAEMAVRRGDTTAAEARFRSALAASPRDSYLLGAYADFLLDRKRPQEAADLLAPHRRIDALLLRYAIALKRMNSDPAGLRTSIGELRARFDAAVQRGDSVHEREHARFELELMQDGRKALALAQSNWQVQKEVADMRILLEAALHARNRAAAAPVLQWLDRHGVEDVTLASLRRQLGALS, from the coding sequence ATGATGATGAAATACCGGATTCCATTGGCCGCTCTGGTCATGCTGTCATCCGCCTGCATTCATGCAGCGCCCTATATTCCGCGCTCAGGCAATGAAGTGCTTGAAACCCTGCCCGCCCGCGCAAACGCAAGACAACTGGAACTCGTGGCCCTGCGCCGCCAGCTCGACGGGCGCCCCAGCGATGCGGAGCTGGCATCCAGCCTGGCGCAGCGCTACATCGCCCTCGGGCGCGCCGAAACGGACCCGCGCTACTTCGGCTACGCCCAGGCGGCCCTGTCGCCGTGGTGGCGCAGCGCGGCGCCGCCAACGGAGGTGCGCCTGCTGCGCGCCACCCTGCTGCAATCGACCCACCGCTTCGGCGCCGCCCTGCAGGACCTGGACGCCATTGTCGCCAGCGAACCGCGAAACGCGCAGGCCTGGCTCACGCGCGCCACCGTGCAAACGGTGACCGGCGACTACGCGGGAGCCACTGCCAGCTGCGCACGGCTTTCCACCATCGCCGAAACGCTGGCTGCCGTCACCTGCCTTGCCAATACCGCGAGCATCAGCGGGAGGCTGGCCACCAGCGAACGGCTGCTCGCCACAACGCTGGAGCGCAACGGAGACAGCAGCGCGGAGCTGAAACCGTGGTCTCTCACCCTGCTGGCGGAAATGGCAGTGCGGCGCGGCGACACCACGGCCGCCGAGGCCCGCTTCCGCAGCGCGCTGGCGGCAAGCCCCCGCGACAGCTACCTGCTCGGCGCCTATGCAGACTTCCTGCTGGACCGGAAGCGGCCGCAGGAAGCAGCGGACCTGCTTGCGCCGCACCGCCGCATCGATGCACTGCTGCTGCGCTACGCCATTGCGCTGAAACGCATGAACAGCGATCCCGCCGGACTGCGGACCAGCATAGGCGAGCTGCGCGCGCGTTTCGACGCCGCCGTGCAGCGCGGCGACAGCGTCCACGAACGCGAGCACGCGCGCTTCGAGCTGGAACTGATGCAGGATGGCCGCAAGGCACTGGCCCTGGCTCAAAGCAACTGGCAGGTGCAGAAGGAGGTGGCGGACATGCGCATCCTGCTCGAAGCCGCCCTTCATGCACGCAACCGCGCCGCTGCCGCACCGGTGCTCCAGTGGCTCGACCGGCATGGCGTGGAGGATGTCACGCTGGCCTCCCTGCGCCGGCAGCTGGGAGCACTGTCATGA
- a CDS encoding DUF4331 domain-containing protein, producing MSHLLKQSVLAALVCNTLSLGLTPQAIASSHREAPFITKAPKVDGTDFYMFRSYETGRAGFVTLIANYVPLQDAYGGPNFFQMDADALYEIHIDNNGDAKEDITFQFRFNNTNKDTQFTVGEKKVSIPLVINGGAIAGPNADGANVRETYTVTMVRGDRRGGSRAAVTNAAGGSTFDKPLDNIGNKSIPDYPAYAAKHMYTVNIPGCGTPGRMFVGQRKDPFAVNLGETFDLINYKAPAVEFNPNAERNARDDLDDKNITSIELEVAIPCLTASASEPVIGGWTTASLRQVRLLNPVPGGPFGPAKTGGAWTQVSRLGMPLVNELVIGLKDKDRFNHSKPSTDSQFATYVTNPTFPALIEILFGNAGAKAPTNFPRNDLVTLFLTGVKGLNQPATVTPSEMLRLNTSIAPVPMGAQKRLGVIDGDNAGFPNGRRPGDDVVDIALRVVMGKLCTLNIGCRPSDAPAGTIRFTDGAYLDASAFTAAFPYLKTPIPGSPQQ from the coding sequence ATGTCTCATCTGCTCAAGCAGTCCGTGCTGGCGGCACTGGTCTGCAATACTCTCTCGCTTGGCCTGACGCCACAGGCAATCGCTTCCAGCCACCGCGAGGCGCCCTTCATCACGAAGGCGCCGAAGGTGGATGGAACCGACTTCTACATGTTCCGCAGCTATGAAACGGGCCGCGCCGGTTTCGTGACGCTGATCGCAAACTACGTGCCGCTGCAGGATGCCTACGGCGGCCCCAACTTCTTCCAGATGGATGCCGATGCCCTGTACGAGATTCATATCGACAACAACGGCGACGCCAAGGAAGACATCACCTTCCAGTTCCGCTTCAACAACACGAACAAGGACACGCAATTTACCGTGGGCGAAAAAAAGGTTTCGATCCCGCTCGTCATCAACGGCGGCGCCATCGCCGGGCCGAATGCCGATGGGGCGAACGTGCGCGAGACCTACACGGTCACCATGGTGCGCGGCGACCGCCGCGGCGGCTCGCGCGCCGCCGTCACGAATGCCGCCGGCGGCAGCACCTTCGACAAGCCGCTCGACAACATCGGCAACAAGTCGATTCCGGACTACCCCGCCTATGCCGCGAAGCATATGTACACGGTGAACATTCCCGGCTGCGGCACACCGGGCCGCATGTTCGTCGGCCAGCGCAAGGACCCCTTCGCGGTCAATCTGGGCGAGACTTTCGACCTCATCAACTACAAGGCCCCGGCCGTGGAGTTCAATCCGAACGCCGAGCGCAATGCGCGCGACGATCTGGACGACAAGAACATCACCTCCATCGAACTGGAGGTGGCCATTCCCTGCCTCACGGCCTCGGCCAGCGAGCCGGTAATCGGAGGCTGGACCACTGCCAGCCTGCGCCAGGTCCGCCTGCTGAACCCCGTTCCGGGCGGACCATTTGGCCCCGCCAAGACGGGCGGCGCCTGGACGCAGGTCTCGCGCCTTGGAATGCCGCTCGTGAACGAACTGGTGATCGGCCTGAAGGACAAGGACCGCTTCAACCACAGCAAGCCTTCCACCGATTCCCAGTTCGCCACCTACGTCACCAACCCCACCTTCCCTGCCCTGATCGAGATCCTGTTCGGGAACGCCGGCGCCAAGGCCCCGACCAACTTCCCGCGCAACGATCTCGTGACGCTCTTTCTCACCGGCGTCAAGGGCCTGAACCAGCCCGCGACGGTAACGCCCTCCGAGATGCTGCGCCTGAATACGTCCATCGCTCCCGTGCCGATGGGTGCGCAGAAACGGCTCGGCGTGATCGACGGCGACAACGCGGGTTTCCCGAACGGACGCCGTCCCGGCGACGACGTGGTGGATATCGCCTTGCGCGTGGTGATGGGCAAGCTGTGCACCCTGAACATCGGCTGCCGTCCGTCCGATGCCCCGGCAGGCACCATCCGCTTCACGGATGGCGCCTACCTGGATGCGAGCGCCTTCACCGCCGCCTTCCCCTACCTGAAGACGCCGATCCCCGGCTCGCCGCAGCAGTAA
- a CDS encoding GNAT family N-acetyltransferase — protein sequence MNYRTGVISSLEEAGEAAWTALLAKQEPDRAPNPFLSFAFLHALHESGSASADTGWQPQYLVLWQGEELAAAMPLYVKSHSYGEYVFDWAWADAYHRNGIEYYPKLLSAIPFTPVTGPRLLARDAEARAALIAFLGAQQQAAGMSSTHILFPPEDQVQQLEDAGFLLRSGIQFHWLNQGYPDFDTFLATLEHKKRKNIRAERRKVREAGVTMRQIRGADAGDEDWRFFHRCYSNTYAEHRSSPYLNLDFFRRIGRTMPENLLLVTAERNGERIASSLVVHNGHTLYGRYWGAIEHVPCLHFETAYYQPLEFCIANGIATFEGGAQGEHKMARGFLPTKTWSAHWLAHPALSDAIERFLAREGGGVDSYLDELNERNPFKG from the coding sequence ATGAACTATCGCACTGGGGTGATCTCTTCCTTGGAGGAAGCCGGCGAGGCGGCTTGGACTGCCCTGCTGGCGAAACAGGAGCCGGATCGCGCGCCGAATCCTTTCCTCTCCTTCGCTTTCCTCCATGCGCTGCACGAGTCGGGCAGCGCCAGCGCGGATACCGGCTGGCAGCCGCAGTATCTGGTGCTCTGGCAGGGCGAGGAACTGGCCGCCGCCATGCCGCTCTACGTGAAGTCGCATTCCTACGGCGAATACGTCTTCGACTGGGCCTGGGCGGATGCCTATCACCGTAACGGCATCGAGTACTACCCCAAGCTGCTGTCGGCGATTCCCTTTACGCCGGTCACCGGCCCGCGCCTGCTGGCACGCGATGCCGAAGCCCGTGCGGCGCTGATCGCCTTCCTGGGCGCGCAGCAGCAGGCGGCAGGCATGTCGTCCACGCATATCCTGTTCCCGCCCGAGGATCAGGTGCAGCAGCTGGAGGACGCAGGCTTCCTGCTGCGCAGCGGTATCCAGTTCCATTGGCTGAACCAGGGCTATCCGGATTTCGACACCTTCCTCGCCACCCTTGAACACAAGAAGCGCAAGAATATCCGCGCCGAACGCCGCAAGGTGCGCGAGGCCGGGGTGACGATGCGCCAGATACGCGGCGCCGACGCGGGCGATGAGGATTGGCGCTTCTTCCACCGCTGCTACAGCAATACCTATGCCGAGCATCGCTCCTCGCCTTATCTGAACCTTGATTTCTTCCGCCGCATCGGCCGCACCATGCCGGAAAATCTGCTGCTGGTGACGGCGGAACGGAACGGCGAACGCATCGCATCCTCGCTCGTCGTCCACAACGGCCACACGCTCTACGGACGCTACTGGGGCGCCATCGAGCACGTGCCCTGCCTGCATTTCGAAACGGCCTACTACCAGCCGCTTGAGTTCTGCATCGCCAACGGCATTGCCACCTTCGAGGGCGGCGCGCAGGGCGAGCACAAGATGGCGCGCGGTTTCCTGCCCACCAAGACCTGGTCCGCGCACTGGCTCGCGCATCCGGCCCTCTCCGATGCCATCGAACGCTTCCTCGCGCGCGAAGGCGGCGGGGTCGACAGCTATCTCGATGAGCTGAACGAGCGCAATCCGTTCAAGGGCTAG